In the Syntrophus aciditrophicus SB genome, GGCCACATCCAGAGAATGGGTCGCGTCCGACCGCACCTTGGGAGTGCCGCGGATTTCCCGGGCCTCAAAAACGACGTGCAGGGTCTGCGGATGCCGTTTTCCAGCGGGAGCTTCTCCAATCAGAATGATGTCGCCGATGTCGACTTTAATCCCCAGTTCCTCCTTCCATTCATTGACGATGGCCTCCTGCAGGGGGATATCCTTGTCCACCCCGCCACCGGGCAGGGCGAAAACCTCTTTTCCACCATAGATGTACTTCATGCACAGGATTTCACCGGCCTGTTCAAAAACGGCAGACACCCGAACTCTCATGAAAAACCTCCTTGTGAATCGGAATGAATTATTTTTGTACCACATTTCCGGATGGTATTCGAGTTTTTGCTTTCGCGACGGGCGCTTCTGCCTGCCGGATGGTCCCGGGGCGGCATACTCACATGGCTCGCTGACGGCGCATCCCGGACAGTCGACGAAGAAAGGCGGTTCAGGATGAAAAGACCTTGCAGATGAAACGAAAATGACGCAGAATTTCGCAGAATCAGGAATACATAAACAGGATTTTTCGTGAATGAATGAGCAACAACAATCCGTGGCCGGGTCAAGAAAGCGTGAGAAACTGTCAAGCCTGTATGAGGGGTTATCGCCGGGAGAACAGATCCTGGTGCAGTTCTGCTCCCTGTTTATGGAACCGGTGAGCATGACGACCGTGATCCGCTGTTTCGATGTGACGGGCATTGCCTTTGCGGGACTCGGAAAAACCAGCTGGCAGAACCTGCAGCCGGCGCTGAAACGCATCGTCAAGCTGGGACTCGTGGATGACCATTATCAATGTCCGGAAAGCTTCCGGGAAATCGCCACCCGGCGGGCCGTCGCGGAAGGGCATTTTGAAAAGATGGCCCGGTCGATTCAACGGCTGATGCCCGGCAATCGCTATCTTTCCCGTTATTCTCCCGAATATGACTGGAGACGCGTCCTGCGGGATTTCCGCATCGCCTTCTACCGGCAGGATTCAAGAGAGGTAAAAACGCTTTATGATTCGATGCTTCGCTTCTGCCCCATGCCTTACCGCACCCCGGATCCCTTTCTGCGCGTCTGCAACCAGCCCTTCGACCGGGTCTGGTTCGGCACGCTGCCCCTGGATCTCCGGTCCGCCGCTCTCTCCCGCATCCTGCTCCAGAGCCTGATCTTTCTTGAACCCGATGAAGCGCCGCTGAACGAGGCCCTGGATCTGGTCTCCGGAGACAGACTGACAGAGCAAGGCGGCCTCCCACTCCCCGAGGTGCTGGCCCTTCGTCCCCTGCTTCACATCCTGATCCTTCGACTCCTTCTCGGAGGCCGCCTTGCTGACGCCCGCCAGCTTCTCAGGGAAATTGGCCGGAGAGAGGAAGGATACACCGGCGGCCTGCAGGGATGCCTTTATTTCCTCGAAGGGAAGAATGAGGAGGCCATTGCGGCAACGGAATCGGATCTCCGCCTGCTGGCCCGGAAAACCGGCGTCCGGAATAATTTCTTTACCGACCCGGTCGGCCTTTTTTTCCTGCTGGCCCTCCTGAAGGCTTATGCGGCTCAACCGGATGCGGCGGGGGCTGCGAAACTCAAAAAATACCTGTATCTGACCGTCCATCGCAACAATCCCAGCAATTTCTATGTTACAAGTCTGACCGCCTTGAGAAAAATCGCCGCCGCCCTGATGATGGAGCCGGAATACCCGGATTACGATTCTCTGCCGGAACGACCGGAAATCGGAACGGTTTTTGCCGCCTTGGCGGAATTCTGGCAGAAGCGCCGTCTCACCTCGAAAACCATTACGTCGCTGCAGACGTTGTATCAGAGAGCCCGGGGCAACGGAATGGCCTGGGCCATGATGGAATGTGCAGGCCTCCTCACTGCCGCCGGCGTCAATCCGCCTCTGTACCGACAGCAGGCAGAGGAGATCAGCGCCGGCGCCGGTCTGGTTTCCCTCATCCCGTCGATCCATTTCGAAGAGCCCTGGCGTAAAAGCCTCCGGGCCCTGACCCAGACGGCGGCGATGGAACGCCCCTCTATCGTTTCCAAGGAAAAAAGGCTGATCTGGCTGTTTCTTTATGGAGAGGAGGGCCTGTCCCTCAAACCGCTGGAACAGCGGCAGAAGGCCCGGGGCGGCTGGACCTCGGGGCGGCCCGTCGCCCTCAGCCGGCTGCACAAGGGGACCAATCTGGAATACCTGAGTCGGCAGGATCACATGATCCGGGCGACCCTGAAAGCGGAAGCCCGGTATTACGGTGGTTACAGCGGCGCCGATTACTATTTCGACTGGGAGAAAACCCTGCCGCTGCTCGTGGGACATCCCCTTATTTTTTCTGAAGAGAATCCGGAAAAACCCGTGGAATTCCTCCGGGGGGAGGTTGAGCTGATGGTGACGGAGTCGACGGAGGGGCTCTGCCTGCGTCTGAGTGTTCCCCTGACGGAATCCCGGGTGGTCCTGATGCCCGAAAATCCCAGCCGGTTCCGGATCTGCGAAATTTCGGACGCCCATCATCGGATCGGACAGATCCTGAGCAGCAAGGGGCTGATTGTTCCGGCAGCGGCCAGGAATGAGCTGATGGCGGCCATGGCGGAACTCTCCTCCCTGGTGACCATCCATTCCACCATCGGCGGCAGTGCGGAATCCCTCGAAGAAATCGAGGGCGATCCCCGTCCTGTTATCCAGCTGGCGCCGGCCGGCGATGGTTTTCACCTGGAGCTGCTGGTTCGTCCCTTCGGCAGCGGCGGAACCCGCCTGAAACCTGGAAAAGGCATGGAGCATGTCATGGCGGACATGGATGGAAAGCATCTCCTGGCCCGGCGCGATCTCGCCCTGGAGATCCGCAATGTCAAGCTCCTGGAAGATCGGTGCCCCACTCTGTTCATGGTCATGAACGACCGGGGGCAGGGGTATCTGGAGAATCCGGAAGATTGTCTGGACCTGCTGCTGGAGCTGAACCCCCTGCAGGAAGCGGAGGAAGTGGTGATCGAATGGCCGGAAGGCGAATCCCTGAAAACTCCTCAGCAGGCCTCTTTCGAGCAGATGCGTCTGAAAGTCCATAAGGTGGGAGACTGGTTCGAGCTGGACGGCCAGCTTCAGCTCGATGAAGGTCTGGTGATGGATATGAAGACCCTCCTTGAGCTGGTGGAATCTTCCCCCCGTCGTTTTCTCCCCCTCGGGGAGGGCCGGTTTATCGCTCTCACCGAGGCTCTGCGCCGCCGCCTGGACGAGATGAACGTCTATGCCGACCGGCGTGGGAAAACAGTCCGCTGCCATGCCCTGGCCATTCCGGTTCTGGACGGAATCTTCGATGACTTTACCCAGGTGAATCGGGACTCCTCGTGGAAAGAGCGGGTAAAAACCTTTCAAAAGGGAATGACCCTGCAGCCCGTCGTCCCCTCCACCCTGCAGGCGGAATTGAGGGATTATCAGGTGGCCGGTTACGAATGGATGATCCGGTTGTCCTCCTGGGGCGCCGGCGCATGTCTCGCCGATGACATGGGACTGGGCAAGACCCTGCAGGCCCTGGCGGTCATGCTGGAACGCGGTCCCAAAGGCCCCACGCTGGTAATCGCCCCGACTTCCGTCTGCATGAACTGGCAGGCCGAGATTAACCGCTTCGCTCCTACCCTCAATCCTGTCCTGTTCGGCGGCCGGAACCGGGAGGAACGCATCGGGAAGCTCAAGGGCATGGACGTGCTGATCTGCAGCTACGGGCTTCTTCAGCAGGAATCGGAACTCCTCGCCACAGCGCACTGGCACACCATCGTCCTCGACGAGGCCCAGGCCATCAAGAATTTCGAGACCCAGCGAGCCCAGGCCGCCCTGTCTTTGAAGGGTGATTTCCGACTCATCACCACGGGCACCCCCATTGAAAATCATCTGGGGGAATTCTATACCCTCTTTGATTTCATCAATCCCGGCCTGCTCGGCTCCCGGCCGCAGTTCAACGAACGCTACGCCATTCCGATCGAAAAAAACGGCGATCGGGAAGCCCGGAAGCGGCTGAAAAAGCTCATTTCCCCCTTTCTCCTGAGGCGGATCAAATCCCAGGTGCTGGACGAACTTCCTCCCCGGACCGATGTGGTCCTCCAGGTGGAAATGTCGCCGGAGGAAACGGCCCTCTATGAGGCCATGCGCCGGCAGGCCGTGGAAACCCTGGAACAGAACGACAGCCCCGTCGGACAAAAGCACCTGAAAATCCTGGCGGAAATCATGCGCCTGCGGCAGGCCTGCTGTCATCCCCGGCTGGTCGTGCCGGACAGCGAACTGACCAGTTCCAAGCTGGCTCTCTTCGGGGAGGTCGTGGAGGAAATGCTGGAAAATTCCCACAAGGCGCTGGTTTTCAGCCAGTTCGTCAGTCATCTGGCTTTGATCCAGGATTACCTGAAGCAGAAGGGCATCGAATACCGTTACCTCGACGGCGGCACACCGCCGAAAGAGCGGCGGCGGGAGGTGGAGGCCTTCCAGGCGGGAAAGGGCTCCCTCTTCCTGATCAGCCTGCGGGCCGGCGGCGTGGGCCTCAACCTGACCGCCGCGGACTTTGTCATTCACATGGATCCGTGGTGGAATCCGGCAGTGGAGGACCAGGCCTCGGATCGGGCCCACCGCATCGGTCAGAAGCGGCCCGTGACGGTGTACCGCCTGGTGACAAAGAACACCATTGAAGAAAAAATTCTAAAACTGCATGCAAGCAAGCGGGATCTGGCCGACAGTCTGCTGGATGGCAGCGATATCAGCGGCCGGATGTCGGCGGACGAGCTGTTTCAGCTGATCCGGGAAGGGTAATTTTTCTGAGGAACAAAGATGAGTTCATCAACTTATAAGGAAGCCACTTTTTCCTTCATCTCACCATCAACGGACGCGCTGGTACTGAGATTGTCCGGAGACTGGATGGCGAACGGCCGGCTTCCTGATGCCGAAGAGATCCGGCAGGCCCTTTCACAACAGATTCCGGCGCCTCGGATTATCTTCGACGTGGTCGGACTCGGCGCCTGGGACAGCGGTCTGCTGATCTTTCTGGCGAAGGTCTTCGACATCTGCCGCGGAAACGGGATTTCCGTCGATTCTTCCGGTCTGCCTCCAGGCGTTTGCAGACTGCTGGAGCTGGCCTCACCGGAAAAACAACGTTCGGGAGTAACGCGCGAAAAATCTCCCCCTTCGTTTCTTGTGAGGGTTGCCGATGCCACTCTGGATTTCGGCAGGGGCTTCAAGGATATGCTCGCCTTTGTCGGCGATGCCACCCTTTCCGTCCTTCGAATGCTGCGGGGAAAACCCGGCTTCCGGCGGTCCGATCTGATCCTGATTCTTCAGGAAACCGGCGCCCAGGCACTGCCCATCGTTTCCCTCATCAGTCTCCTTGTGGGAATGATCCTCGCCTTCGTGGCGGCCATTCAGCTCAGGATGTTCGGCGTTCAGATCTACGTCGCCGACGTGGTGGGAATCGCCATGGTGCGGGTCATGGGGGCGATCATGACGGGCATCATCATGGCCGGCCGCACGGGTGCGGCTTTTGCCGCCCAGCTCGGCATGATGCAGGTCAACGAAGAGATTGACGCGCTGGAAGTCCTGGGCGTTTCTCCCGTGGACTTCCTCGTCCTGCCCCGTCTGCTGGCGCTGATGCTGATGATGCCCCTGCTGTGCATCTATTCCGACCTCATGGGGGTTGTGGGGGGGTTGATTGTCGGCGTCGGCATGCTTGATCTCGGAGTCATCGAGTACTATCATGAAACCGTGAATGCGGTGAGCCTGACCTATTTCTGGATCGGCCTCTTCCACAGTTTTGTCTTCGGAGTGCTCGTGGCCCTGGCCGGCTGTCTGCGCGGCCTGCAGTGTGAACGGAACGCATCCGCCGTCGGCTTTGCCGCCACATCGGCGGTGGTCACCGGCATCGTCAGCATCGTCGTGGCGACCGCCATCATTACTCTGCTCTGCCAGGTGCTTGGGATATGAACGCGTCGGAAAAACTTCCCGAAAGCGAGCGGGAAACGGTCATCGAAGTCCACGATCTCGAGATATCCTACGGCACTTTCGTGCTCATGCGCGATCTGAACTTTCACATCCGCCGGGGTGACATCTTCATCATCATGGGGGGGAGCGGCTGCGGCAAGAGTACGCTTATGAAACAGATGGTGGGCCTCAAGAAACCCGCCCGCGGGCAGGTCCTGTACGGCGACGTCAGTTTCTGGGACGCCGGAACGGAAGTGCGGGAACAGCTCAAGAGGCGCTTCGGCATTCTCTTTCAGAGCGGCGCCCTCTGGAGCTCCTTGACGCTGGCGGAAAACATCGCCCTTCCGCTGGAGCAGTATACCGACCTCTCGCCCGCGCAGATCCGGGAACTGGCGTCGTTCAAGCTGGCCCTGGTCGGACTCGGGGGCTTTGAAGACTTTTACCCCTCGGAACTCAGCGGCGGCATGAAGAAGCGGGCCGGGCTGGCCAGGGCGATGGCCCTCGATCCGGACATCCTCTTTTTCGATGAGCCCTCCGCCGGTCTCGACCCCATCAGCGCCCGCCTGCTGGACGACCTGATCATCGAGCTGAGCGAAAGCCTGAGCACAACCGTCATCGTGGTGACCCATGACCTGGCAAGCATTTTCGCCATCGGCACCAACTCGGTTTTCCTCGATCCCGAAGCGAAAACCATGACGGCCGGCGGCGATCCCAAGCGCATCCTGGCGGAGTCGGAAGACCCGAAAGTGGTCAGTTTTCTGACCCGGGGAACTGGCCGGCGAACCAAAGAATAGTTGCAGCAATTTTCGCGTGGGAAGGAAGAAATAAATGAGCGGAAAGGAAAACAAAACCCTGATCGGCGCGTTTGTCGTCGGCGCGATTGCCATCCTGGTCCTGGCGGTGCTGGTCCTCGGTTCCGGAAAGTTTTTAAGCAGGTCTCAGAAATACGTCCTGTTTTTCGATGGATCGGTAAAAGGGCTGAACGTCGGGTCGCCGGTGACGTTCCGGGGAGTCAAGATAGGCGAAGTGACCGACATCAGTGTGGTCATAGACCAGAAGCAGCGCGCGCTGCGCATTCCCGTGCTCATCCGCCTGGATCCGGAACTGATCGAAGGAGGAAGCCTGCTGAGCACGGATCAAGGGGCGATGCGGCATGTCGTCGAAATGGGCCTGAGAGCCCAGCTTCAGCTTCAGAATTTCGTAACCGGCCAGCTTATGGTGGCCCTTGATTTCTTCCCCAACGCGCCACCCCGCTACGTGGGGATGAAAAAACAGTACGCCGAGATCCCCACGATTCCCACAGCCCTGCAGGAACTTCAGAGAACCGTCGAACATCTTCCCCTGCGGGAGATCGTCGTCAGCCTCAACAGCGCCGTCCAGGGAATCGACCGGATCGTGAATTCGGTGGATACGCGCAAGACCACCCAGACCCTGGAAGCCGCCCTCAAGGATATTCAGACGCTCGTGCGGCATATCGATGAACGGATCGAGCCCCTCGTTGCCGGCCTCTCTCAGACCTCCGGCGCCGCTGAAGAGACCCTGGTGGAGAGCAAAGAGACGGCCGCATCCGTCCGGAAGGACATGAAAGAACTGGTCGCATCGACGAAGACAACCCTGGAATCGGCCCAGGCCGTCCTGAAGCAGTCAGAACAGACCCTTCAGGCTTATTCCGGGGATTCTCCGCTCGTCGTGGAAATGAACAAAACTCTGCGGGAACTTGGCGCGACGTCGCGCTCGCTGCGCCACCTTTCCGATTATCTGGAGCGCCATCCGGAGTCCCTGCTCCGTGGCAAGGCCATCATCAAAGGACAGTGACATGAAAAACCTGCTTTGCATCTCCCGACTGTTTCTTCCAGCCGTTGCGATTCTGCTTGCCGGTTGCGCCAGCGTGCAGCCGGCCCGGTTTTACACGCTGACGCCGCTTGAACAGCAGGCGGCAAAGCCAAACCCGCGTGATGAGGCGCCACCTCCTCCTTCGGTCCTCATCGCTCCGGTTGAAATCCCCGATTACCTCGATCGTCCCCAGATTGTGACCCGGGATGGGAGAAACGAATTGAACCTTGCCGAATTCGACCGCTGGGCGGGTTCCCTCCGGGAAAACATCGCCGCCGTGATGGCCGAAAACCTTTCAATTCTCCTCAGCTCAGACCGGATATTCGTTTATCCCCAGGTGCGTGGTGAAAAAACGGATTACCTGATGGCCCTGCGCATTCTCCGGCTGGATTGCATACCCGGCGACTCGGTGCTCCTCAAGGCGCAGTGGACGATCTTTGCCGGCCAGGACCGGGGAGGCGTCACTCACATGGCCGCGTTCACCGAACGGCTGGCCGACGGCAGTTACGAAGCGCTGGCCGCGGCCGTCAGCAGCACCCTGGCACAGGCAAGCCGGGAAATCGCCCGGACGTTATGGACACCCCCGACAGCAGCCCCCCGCTGAACTCATGAACAGCAAAGGCCTGCAAAACGGAAAAGATGAATCGGCAATTGATCCTTAATTCTGATCGTGGCCCTGACCGACTACGCGAACACGGCGCGCCGAACCTGCCGGAGGGGTCAATCTTTATGCCGCACCGGGAGGCGGGGCCGCAGAGTCGCGATGATGACTCAACTCTAACGTCGTCAGCAGTCATGGTTTAAGCAAAGGAGAATGAATGATGACATTCCAGCAGAAGAAATGGTTGATTCGAGTGGTCGTCGCTCTGGTCATCGGCCTTGCAGCCATAGGCGCCTGGAAGCGTTACGGGGATAGACAGGAAGATGGTCTGGTCAGCGGAAACGGCCGGATCGAGGCTACCGAGATCGACATTGCCGCCAGAACCGCCGGCCGGATCAAGGAAATCCTGATGCGGGAAGGCGATTTTGTCAAGGCGGGGCAGGTCGTGGCTCATATGGATACCGATGTATTAGAGGCACAGCTTCGGGAAGCCGAGGCCAGGCTGCAGCAGGCACAAAGCGATGCGGCTATCGCGCGCAGTCAACTGGTGCAACGGGAAAGCGAAAAGAAGGCGGCTCTGGCGTTCGTCAGACAGCGCGAGGCAGAGCTTGACGTAGCCAGAAAACGCCTGGCTCGTTCGGCAGCATTGGCCGCGGAGGGTGCGACATCACGGCAGGAGGCGGATGACGACCGGGCGAGCGTCCAGAGCTGTTCAGCCGCCGTTGCAGCGACGCAGGCACAGACAGCCGCTGCCGAGGCCGCCGTTGTAACCGCGAGGGAACAGATTGCCGGTAAGGAATCAGCCATCAAGGCCGCGCAGGCAACGATCGAGCGAATCCAGGCGGATATTCGGGACAGCGCCCTCAAATCTCCCCGCGACGGCCGGGTGCAGTACCGGGTCGCCCAGCCCGGCGAGGTCGTCGGCGCCGGTGGGCGGGTGCTGAGTCTCGTTGACCTGAACGATGTCTACATGACCTTTTTCCTTCCCACGGCCGCGGTGGGAAGGGTAGCCCTGGGCACCGAAGTGCGGCTGGTGCTCGATGCCGCACCGGAGTATCCGATTCCCGCCAGGGTGTCATTCATTGCCGATGTAGCCCAGTTCACTCCCAAGACCGTGGAGACGACCAGTGAACGGGAGAAACTGATGTTCCGCGTCCGGGCGCAGATCCCCGTGGAGCTGCTGCAGAAGTATATCACCCAGGTCAAGACGGGACTGCCCGGCGTGGCCTGGGTGAAGCTGGATCCCAATGCGGACTGGCCGCCCCGCCTCAAGGAAAAGCTCGTACAATGAATTCCCCGGATACGACTGCAAAGGGGTTTCACTCCGCATCATCGCCGGTGGTTCGGCTTCAGGAAGTCAATCTGCGCTACGGCAAAACCATGGCCCTGGACCGGATCACACTGGAGTTGCCTTCCGGCAGCATGGTCGGCTTCATCGGCCCGGACGGGGTAGGCAAGTCCAGCCTGTTCTCGCTGGTGGCCGGCGCGCGGGCGATCCAGTCCGGCCGCATCGAGGTCCTGGGCGGCGACATGGGCGCTGCGGAACATCGCCGCAAGGTATGTCCGAAGATCGCCTACATGCCGCAGGGCCTGGGCCGAAACCTGTATCCGACGCTGTCGGTTTTCGAAAACGCCGACTTCTTTGGACGGTTATTCGGTCACGGACGCCGGGAACGTGAGCGGCGCATCGGCGAGCTGCTCTCGGCAACGGGCCTGGCCCCCTTTGCGAACCGGCCTGCCGGCAAGCTCTCCGGCGGCATGAAGCAGAAACTGGGCCTCTGCTGCGCACTGATCCACGATCCCGACTTGCTTATCCTGGACGAACCCACCACCGGCGTCGATCCCCTCTCCCGCCGACAGTTCTGGGAACTCATTGACCGCATCCGCGCCGGTCAGCCCGGCATGAGCGTCATGGTGGCCACCGCCTATATGGAGGAAGCCGCCCGTTTTGACTGGCTGGTGGCAATGAATGACGGCCGGGTGCTCGCCACGGGGACTCCACGGGAACTCCTGGCTTCGACCGGCACCACCGCGCTGGAAGAAGCCTTCATCGCCCTGCTTCCTGATTCCGAGCGCGAAGGCTACCGGCCCGTTGTCATCCCGCCCCGCGAGACCAGCGCCACCGGCGAAACCGCTATCGAAGCTTCCAATCTGACGATGCGCTTCGGCGATTTCATCGCCGTCGATTCCGTCAGCTTCCGCATCGGGCGGGGGGAGATTTTCGGCTTCCTGGGTTCCAACGGATGCGGCAAAACCACGACCATGAAGATGCTGACCGGTCTGCTGCCGGCCAGTCAGGGTGAAGCCTGGCTTTTCGGACGGCCGGTGAACCCGAAGGACATGGAGACCAGGCAGCGCGTCGGCTATATGACCCAGTCCTTTTCGCTCTACGGCGAGCTGACGGTTCAGCAGAACCTGGTGCTTCACGCGCGTCTATTCCGGATGCCGGAAGACCGGATACCGGCACGGGTTGAGGAGATGGCCCGGCGCTTCGGCTTGATGGAAGTCATGGAAAGCCTTCCCGACGCCCTGCCGCTGGGGCACCGCCAAAGGCTCTCCCTGGCGGTGGCCATGATCCATGGGCCGGAAATGCTGATTCTCGACGAGCCGACCTCGGGCGTGGACCCGGTGGCCCGGGATTCCTTCTGGCAGATCATGGTCGATCTGGCCCGCCGGGACAAAGTCACCATCTTCATTTCCACCCATTTCATGAACGAAGCCGAGCGCTGTGACCGGATCTCGCTGATGCACGCGGGCCGGGTGCTGGTCAGCGATGCGCCGGGAGCGCTGATCGAGAAGCGTGGGGTAAAAACTCTGGAAGAGGCCTTTATCAGCTACCTGGAAGAGGCAGTTGACGAAATGGCTGAAGTTATCGGGACGGCAGCAGAGGAGTCTGCTCCTGACACACCGTCACAGAAGGACGCAACACAGTCGGCGCCGGCCGCCCGGCATGGATTATTCAGCCCGCGCCGACTGTTCAGCTACAATCGGCGCGAGGCCATGGAACTGCGGCGCGATCCGATCCGCCTGACTCTGGCCCTGCTGGGAAGCGTTGTCCTGATGTTCGTCATGGGTTACGGCATCAACATGGATGTGGAAGACCTTTCCTTCGCGGTGCTCGACCGGGACCAGACCGTCATCAGCCGCGACTATACCCTGAATCTCTCCGGCTCGCGCTATTTCATCGAACGGGCGCCAATCAAAGACTACGCGGAACTGGACCGGCGCATGCGTGCCGGCGAGATCAGCCTGGCCATCGAAATCCCCCCCGGATTCGCCCGTGACCTGCGGCGGGGTACGCCGGTTGCCGTCGGCGCCTGGATCGACGGGGCGATGCCCACCCGTGCGGAAACGGTGCGCGGCTATGTGCAGGGAATCCACGCCCACTGGCTGTCCACCATCGCACGGCAGGCCATGGGATCCACGGCAACGGCAGGGGTGGCCACCATCGAAACCCGCTTCCGCTACAACCCGGACGTCAAGAGCCTGCCGGCCATGGTGCCGGCCGTGATCCCCCTTCTCCTGATGATGATCCCGGCCATGCTGACGGCTTTGTCCGTGGTGCGGGAAAAAGAACTGGGCTCCATCGTCAACCTCTACGTCACCCCAGTCACCCGGCTGGAGTTCCTGCTCGGCAAGCAGATCCCGTACGTGATTCTGGCGCTGCTGAACTTTCTGCTTCTGACCGCCCTGGCCGTTTTTCTGTTCCAGGTGCCGCTCAAGGGGAGTTTTTTCACTCTGACCACGGCGGCACTCCTATACGTAATCGCAGCCACCGCTCTCGGGCTGGTCATTTCGACCTTCATGCGCAGCCAGATTGCCGCCCTGTTCGGAACAACGCTGTTGACCATCCTGCCAGCGATCCAGTTCTCCGGATTGATCGATCCTGTTTCTTCGCTGTCAGGGGCGGGTGCTTTCATCGGCCATATCTATCCGACGACCCATTTCCTGACCATTGCCCGCGGCACCTTCTCAAAAGGACTCGGGTTCGCTGATCTGAACAATTCGTTTATTCCCCTGCTCCTGGCCGTTCCTCTCCTGGTCGGTCTGGGAACCATTCTGCTCAAGAAACAGGAATCCTGACCATGCGCGCCGCCAACATTTTCCATCTGGGGATTAAGGAACTGCGCAGCCTGCTGCGCGATCCAGTGATGCTGTTTCTGATTATCTACGCTTTTACGTTTGCAATCTATGTCGGCGCCACGGCCATGCCCGAGACGCTGCACAAA is a window encoding:
- the rbbA gene encoding ribosome-associated ATPase/putative transporter RbbA, with translation MNSPDTTAKGFHSASSPVVRLQEVNLRYGKTMALDRITLELPSGSMVGFIGPDGVGKSSLFSLVAGARAIQSGRIEVLGGDMGAAEHRRKVCPKIAYMPQGLGRNLYPTLSVFENADFFGRLFGHGRRERERRIGELLSATGLAPFANRPAGKLSGGMKQKLGLCCALIHDPDLLILDEPTTGVDPLSRRQFWELIDRIRAGQPGMSVMVATAYMEEAARFDWLVAMNDGRVLATGTPRELLASTGTTALEEAFIALLPDSEREGYRPVVIPPRETSATGETAIEASNLTMRFGDFIAVDSVSFRIGRGEIFGFLGSNGCGKTTTMKMLTGLLPASQGEAWLFGRPVNPKDMETRQRVGYMTQSFSLYGELTVQQNLVLHARLFRMPEDRIPARVEEMARRFGLMEVMESLPDALPLGHRQRLSLAVAMIHGPEMLILDEPTSGVDPVARDSFWQIMVDLARRDKVTIFISTHFMNEAERCDRISLMHAGRVLVSDAPGALIEKRGVKTLEEAFISYLEEAVDEMAEVIGTAAEESAPDTPSQKDATQSAPAARHGLFSPRRLFSYNRREAMELRRDPIRLTLALLGSVVLMFVMGYGINMDVEDLSFAVLDRDQTVISRDYTLNLSGSRYFIERAPIKDYAELDRRMRAGEISLAIEIPPGFARDLRRGTPVAVGAWIDGAMPTRAETVRGYVQGIHAHWLSTIARQAMGSTATAGVATIETRFRYNPDVKSLPAMVPAVIPLLLMMIPAMLTALSVVREKELGSIVNLYVTPVTRLEFLLGKQIPYVILALLNFLLLTALAVFLFQVPLKGSFFTLTTAALLYVIAATALGLVISTFMRSQIAALFGTTLLTILPAIQFSGLIDPVSSLSGAGAFIGHIYPTTHFLTIARGTFSKGLGFADLNNSFIPLLLAVPLLVGLGTILLKKQES